From the genome of Triticum aestivum cultivar Chinese Spring chromosome 3B, IWGSC CS RefSeq v2.1, whole genome shotgun sequence, one region includes:
- the LOC123064692 gene encoding putative F-box protein At4g22660 has protein sequence METCSFARIISLQDLAMYRHKLCSLVFRLLPQLQGFPPLKKFCRDEHVHVALTETNMTTTLPELPQDILMVIFAALEIPDLMRAGSVCSSWHSAYAELRTLGKYKQGQTPCLVYTSESDPDDVLSLYSLAEKRSYKLTLPQPPIRSRYLIGSSHGWLVTVDERSEMHLLNPITCEQIALPSVTTIEHVKPIFDDYGDVCNYEMSRHTGTRSNRKPPSIFALAELRDRLQWKAFVFPDTSTGSYIVVLIHNPQAQLSFAKAGDDKWTWLPPHYLYEDCIYKDDILYAVNIKGEFHAFDLSGPVVTVKTIITIPEHYDCDTRYIVQAPWGSLLLVFRIVHDHDLEPHPGASEYWNTSEIKICEIDALWTEIKAINCLRDHVLFLGHNLSQCLSVNEFPALKANHSYFTDDNFLWTVGHKNNHRDMGILNLDDNSMEEILSPQLCSNCPAPMWITPDLRKMNLMGSMSQQL, from the coding sequence ATGGAGACCTGTAGCTTTGCCAGGATAATCAGTTTGCAAGACCTAGCTATGTACCGGCACAAGTTGTGCTCTCTAGTCTTCAGACTTTTGCCTCAACTGCAAGGTTTCCCTCCACTCAAGAAATTCTGCAGAGATGAACATGTTCATGTGGCACTGACAGAGACCAATATGACAACCACATTGCCGGAGCTGCCGCAGGACATCTTGATGGTTATCTTTGCCGCTCTTGAGATCCCCGACCTCATGCGCGCTGGCTCCGTCTGTTCATCCTGGCACTCCGCATACGCCGAGCTACGCACCCTTGGGAAGTACAAGCAGGGCCAGACGCCTTGCCTGGTCTACACCTCTGAATCTGATCCTGATGATGTTTTGTCCCTCTACAGCCTTGCCGAGAAGAGGTCCTACAAGTTAACTCTGCCACAGCCACCTATCCGGAGCAGGTATTTGATTGGGTCCTCACATGGCTGGCTTGTTACCGTCGACGAGAGGTCTGAGATGCACCTTCTGAATCCAATCACCTGTGAACAGATTGCTCTCCCTTCAGTGACCACCATTGAGCATGTGAAGCCCATATTTGATGACTACGGTGATGTCTGCAACTATGAGATGTCACGGCACACTGGAACGCGCAGCAATCGTAAACCGCCATCCATCTTCGCTCTTGCCGAGCTGAGGGATAGACTCCAGTGGAAGGCATTTGTATTTCCTGATACATCCACAGGAAGCTACATTGTGGTGCTCATCCACAATCCACAAGCTCAGCTCTCATTTGCAAAGGCAGGGGATGATAAGTGGACCTGGCTTCCGCCTCATTATCTTTACGAGGACTGCATTTACAAGGATGACATATTGTATGCAGTGAATATAAAAGGAGAATTCCACGCATTCGATCTTAGTGGCCCTGTGGTCACTGTGAAGACGATTATAACAATTCCTGAGCATTATGATTGCGATACTAGGTACATCGTTCAAGCTCCATGGGGCAGTCTGCTACTCGTGTTTAGAATAGTTCATGACCATGATTTAGAACCTCATCCTGGTGCATCTGAGTACTGGAACACATCGGAAATTAAAATATGTGAGATTGATGCTCTATGGACTGAAATTAAGGCGATCAATTGCCTGCGTGACCATGTGTTATTTCTTGGTCATAATCTATCGCAATGCCTCAGTGTTAATGAATTTCCTGCTCTCAAGGCAAATCATTCCTATTTTACCGATGATAATTTTCTATGGACAGTGGGACATAAGAATAATCATCGTGATATGGGAATTCTGAACTTGGATGATAACAGCATGGAGGAAATTTTGTCTCCTCAGCTTTGCTCCAACTGTCCGGCTCCAATGTGGATTACTCCTGATCTTAGAAAAATGAACCTGATGGGCTCAATGAGCCAACAACTGTGA
- the LOC123064693 gene encoding uncharacterized protein translates to MAQGAGKKLGKAKASKYDVKVSALELPGAPTGSGVAALQLPGAPPPPTQPEVDTTSQATALQLPGARPQPPRPLTIFPAPAHLPPQADAVWFRSLLEALRLRFPGPVVARIFEAFQGAWSGPPPAAAPVINKKKKNKKKDKKKNTLLPVPRRSKAWLYWEKRPRRRVIPPPPAPVLDEPQPAPVPLKTNKDDEKTNKDDRQTKKDVPVIIDGVAVPAAVEERYKRYCRIAGSCPATTTVCHLCIFEEELHPNGIVRTSEMIKHCNRHSSVAVRCGRFGCAAKIPPGLDLLWHTHFCHDLPVDWWLP, encoded by the exons ATGGCGCAGGGCGCCGGGAAGAAGCTCGGCAAGGCGAAGGCGTCCAAGTACGATGTGAAGGTGTCCGCTCTGGAGCTCCCTGGTGCGCCGACTGGGTCCGGGGTGGCCGCGCTGCAGCTCCCGGGCGCGCCACCACCGCCGACCCAGCCCGAGGTCGACACGACATCTCAGGCGACCGCGTTGCAGCTCCCAGGCGCGCGACCCCAGCCGCCTCGCCCGCTTACGATCTTCCCCGCCCCCGCTCACCTTCCGCCTCAGGCCGACGCGGTCTGGTTCAGGAGCTTGCTGGAGGCCCTCCGACTCCGGTTTCCGGGGCCGGTTGTGGCGAGGATCTTCGAGGCCTTCCAGGGCGCGTGGAGCGggccgccgccagcagcagcgccggtgatcaacaagaagaagaagaacaagaagaaggacaagaagaagaatacCTTGCTCCCCGTGCCGCGGCGTAGTAAGGCATGGTTGTACTGGGAGAAGCGACCCCGCCGCCGGGTGatccctcctcctcctgctcctgttCTTGATGAGCCGCAGCCCGCACCAGTGCCACTG AAGACGAACAAGGATGATGAGAAGACGAACAAGGATGATCGGCAGACCAAGAAGGATGTGCCAGTG ATTATCGATGGAGTGGCTGTCCCTGCTGCGGTTGAGGAGAGATATAAGAGGTACTGCAGAATAGCTGGATCCTGTCCGGCGACGACGACAGTGTGTCATCTTTGTATTTTCGAGGAGGAGCTTCACCCAAACGGCATTGTTCGCACCTCAGAG ATGATCAAGCATTGCAACAGGCACAGTTCAGTAGCTGTTCGCTGCGGCAGGTTTGGATGTGCTGCTAAGATTCCTCCAGGCCTCGACCTGCTCTGGCACACTCATTTTTGCCACGACCTGCCTGTTGATTGGTGGCTACCATAG